One stretch of Variovorax sp. 54 DNA includes these proteins:
- a CDS encoding CYTH and CHAD domain-containing protein: MNTMEIEFKFCIPPDRLKAVEAALRRGAVVRTRLQARYFDTADQRLVADGMVLRLRKEGRRWVQTVKAAGDNALHRLEHNVDLGTGAAAPAIDPARHAGTPVGERLARLLQPADGGPVPLVERQSTDIVRLTRDLRVSGPGGAVVEMALDVGKVVVHAGTPAQRTSPVCELELELKSGDVQGLVALARRWSQQHGLWFSTVSKAERGMRLLAEQETVPAVKAEAPRFPAYDLDGRALQQAVVASCLNQMLPNASEIAAGSTDEEQIHQLRIGIRRLRTALRELAGLDADTSRFDAATWEPPLVDAFRALGELRDREQVVKLAQPQLREAGAPEVDPLAGDVATPASTPGDIVRAAAFQDVLVSLIGFTAAAPPSTGSAPLAADEARQQLREQLQRLHKQAVRDGERFESLATEHQHRARKRLKRLRYLAEFAAPLFAEAEGGKKKKDAAERYLKALRPAQDALGEFNDEAVALALYREVASRDPRAWFAVGWFSARRAAGAKACRKALETIGEAPRFWKKS; this comes from the coding sequence ATGAACACCATGGAAATCGAGTTCAAGTTCTGCATTCCCCCCGACCGCCTGAAGGCCGTCGAAGCCGCGTTGCGGCGCGGCGCCGTCGTGCGCACGCGCCTCCAGGCCCGCTATTTCGACACCGCCGACCAGCGCCTCGTCGCCGACGGCATGGTGCTGCGCCTGCGCAAGGAGGGCCGGCGCTGGGTGCAGACCGTCAAGGCCGCCGGCGACAACGCGCTGCACCGGCTCGAGCACAACGTCGACCTGGGCACCGGCGCCGCCGCGCCCGCCATCGATCCCGCGCGCCACGCCGGCACACCCGTCGGTGAGCGGCTGGCCCGCCTGCTGCAACCGGCCGATGGCGGCCCCGTGCCGCTGGTCGAGCGCCAGTCGACCGACATCGTGCGGCTCACGCGCGACCTGCGCGTGAGCGGCCCGGGCGGCGCCGTCGTCGAGATGGCGCTCGACGTCGGCAAGGTCGTCGTGCACGCGGGCACGCCCGCGCAGCGCACCTCGCCCGTGTGCGAGCTGGAGCTCGAACTCAAGAGCGGCGACGTGCAGGGGCTCGTGGCGCTCGCGCGGCGCTGGTCGCAGCAGCATGGCCTGTGGTTCAGCACCGTCTCGAAGGCCGAGCGCGGCATGCGCCTGCTGGCCGAGCAAGAGACCGTGCCCGCCGTCAAGGCCGAGGCGCCGCGCTTCCCGGCCTACGACCTCGACGGCCGCGCCCTCCAGCAGGCCGTGGTCGCGTCGTGCCTCAATCAGATGCTGCCCAACGCCAGCGAGATCGCCGCGGGCAGCACCGACGAAGAACAGATCCACCAACTGCGCATCGGCATCCGCCGCCTGCGCACCGCGCTGCGCGAACTCGCGGGGCTTGATGCCGACACGAGTCGCTTCGACGCCGCCACCTGGGAGCCGCCCCTGGTCGACGCCTTCCGCGCGCTCGGCGAGCTGCGCGACCGCGAACAGGTCGTGAAGCTTGCGCAGCCGCAACTGCGCGAGGCGGGGGCGCCGGAGGTTGATCCGCTGGCGGGCGACGTTGCAACGCCGGCTTCGACACCCGGCGACATCGTGCGCGCCGCGGCGTTCCAGGACGTGCTGGTGTCGCTGATCGGCTTCACTGCCGCTGCGCCGCCGTCGACGGGGTCCGCGCCGCTCGCAGCAGACGAGGCCCGCCAGCAGCTGCGCGAACAGCTCCAGCGCTTGCACAAGCAGGCCGTGCGCGACGGCGAGCGTTTCGAATCGCTCGCCACCGAGCACCAGCACCGCGCGCGCAAACGGCTCAAGCGCCTGCGCTACCTGGCGGAGTTCGCGGCGCCGTTGTTTGCCGAGGCGGAAGGCGGCAAGAAGAAAAAGGACGCGGCCGAGCGCTACCTGAAAGCCCTGCGTCCCGCGCAGGACGCGCTGGGCGAGTTCAACGACGAGGCCGTGGCGCTCGCGCTGTACCGCGAGGTCGCATCGCGCGATCCGCGCGCGTGGTTTGCGGTCGGCTGGTTCAGCGCGCGCCGCGCGGCGGGGGCGAAGGCGTGCCGCAAGGCGCTGGAGACGATCGGCGAGGCGCCGAGGTTCTGGAAGAAATCCTAG
- a CDS encoding VOC family protein — MATKQIFVNLPVKNLDKSKAFFGALGYTFNAQFTDANAACMVIHEGSIHAMLLMEDYFKTFTNQGIPDTRKENEVLVCLSCESRAEVDELVAKAVAAGGTTPREPKDYGFMYGHGFLDLDGHIWELVYMDPNAAMPGQ, encoded by the coding sequence ATGGCCACCAAGCAGATCTTCGTGAACCTCCCCGTCAAGAACCTCGACAAGAGCAAGGCCTTCTTCGGCGCGCTGGGCTACACCTTCAACGCACAGTTCACCGACGCCAACGCCGCCTGCATGGTCATCCACGAGGGCAGCATCCACGCGATGCTGCTGATGGAGGACTACTTCAAGACCTTCACGAACCAGGGCATCCCCGACACCCGCAAGGAGAACGAGGTGCTGGTGTGCCTGTCGTGCGAGAGCCGCGCCGAAGTCGACGAACTGGTCGCCAAGGCGGTGGCCGCCGGCGGCACGACGCCGCGCGAACCGAAGGACTACGGCTTCATGTACGGCCACGGCTTCCTGGACCTGGACGGCCACATCTGGGAACTGGTCTACATGGACCCGAACGCCGCCATGCCCGGGCAGTAA
- a CDS encoding pirin family protein, which produces MSDSNDNSQSSNSPSPIVQVQPLGFPWQTLDPFLFCVYHDDAYPKANGRMGPEASLAGRQIGQDFSRKDGWSMYHGETVPGFPSHPHRGFETVTIVRKGLIDHSDSLGATARFGGGDVQWLTAGKGIVHSEMFPLLDASAPNPLELFQIWLNLPAKNKMAEPHFTMFWSEAIPRFASDDAQGGRTEVAVIAGRFGADDAQAQAAIDPLAPPPDSWAAQAGADLAIWTLRMTPGARWTLPPATGEGTRRMLYFFKGATAQVAGRRVDGPAAIELRADAAVELCNGPEGDGEFLLLQGRPIAEPVAQYGPFVMNTQAEIAQTMADYRRTQFGGWPWTDPAPVHGAEAARFARHPDGREEVPGA; this is translated from the coding sequence ATGTCCGACAGCAACGACAACAGCCAGAGCAGCAACAGCCCGTCTCCCATCGTCCAGGTCCAGCCACTCGGCTTCCCGTGGCAGACGCTCGACCCGTTCCTGTTCTGCGTCTACCACGACGACGCGTACCCGAAGGCCAACGGCCGCATGGGCCCCGAGGCCTCGCTGGCCGGCCGCCAGATCGGCCAGGACTTCAGCCGCAAGGACGGCTGGAGCATGTACCACGGCGAGACGGTGCCGGGCTTTCCCTCGCACCCGCACCGCGGCTTCGAGACGGTGACCATCGTGCGCAAGGGCCTGATCGACCATTCCGACTCGCTGGGCGCCACCGCGCGCTTCGGCGGCGGCGACGTGCAGTGGCTCACGGCCGGCAAGGGCATCGTGCATTCGGAGATGTTCCCGCTGCTCGACGCCAGCGCGCCGAACCCGCTGGAGCTGTTCCAGATCTGGCTCAACCTGCCGGCGAAGAACAAGATGGCCGAGCCGCACTTCACGATGTTCTGGTCGGAGGCGATTCCGCGCTTCGCCTCGGACGACGCGCAGGGTGGCCGCACCGAAGTGGCGGTGATCGCCGGGCGATTCGGCGCCGATGACGCACAAGCCCAGGCCGCCATCGACCCGCTCGCGCCGCCGCCCGATTCATGGGCCGCACAGGCCGGTGCCGACCTGGCGATCTGGACGCTGCGCATGACGCCCGGCGCGCGCTGGACGCTGCCTCCCGCCACGGGCGAGGGCACGCGACGCATGCTGTACTTCTTCAAGGGTGCGACCGCGCAGGTGGCGGGCCGGCGCGTGGACGGACCGGCGGCCATCGAGCTGCGCGCCGACGCGGCCGTGGAGCTGTGCAACGGCCCCGAGGGCGACGGCGAGTTTTTGCTGCTGCAGGGCCGCCCGATCGCCGAGCCGGTGGCGCAGTACGGCCCCTTCGTGATGAACACGCAGGCCGAGATCGCCCAGACGATGGCCGACTACCGCCGCACCCAGTTCGGCGGCTGGCCCTGGACCGACCCGGCGCCGGTGCACGGCGCCGAGGCCGCGCGCTTTGCGCGGCACCCGGACGGGCGCGAGGAAGTGCCGGGGGCCTGA
- a CDS encoding YciI family protein: MFIVTLTYIRPLEELDALMDAHVTWLKKHYASGLFVASGRQVPRKGGVILARSGDREGLEAVLARDPFVQGGVARTDVIEFIPSMTALSVEVLRGY; encoded by the coding sequence ATGTTCATCGTCACCCTGACCTACATCCGCCCGCTCGAGGAACTCGACGCTCTGATGGATGCGCATGTCACCTGGCTCAAGAAGCACTACGCCAGCGGCCTGTTCGTGGCCTCGGGGCGTCAGGTGCCGCGCAAGGGCGGCGTGATCCTCGCGCGCTCGGGCGACCGCGAGGGGCTCGAGGCGGTGCTGGCGCGCGACCCCTTCGTGCAAGGCGGCGTCGCGCGCACCGACGTCATCGAATTCATTCCCAGCATGACCGCGCTGAGCGTCGAGGTGCTGCGCGGCTACTGA
- a CDS encoding putative quinol monooxygenase, producing the protein MIQVVAVITAKPGQRARLLEAFIANRAAVLAEEGCIEYGATIDAQGIPPSKASFGPDTFVVIEKWASLPALQAHGVAPHMAAFSAQTREFTESKLIHVLEPI; encoded by the coding sequence ATGATCCAAGTCGTTGCCGTCATCACCGCCAAGCCCGGCCAGCGCGCCCGTTTGCTCGAAGCCTTCATCGCCAACCGCGCCGCCGTGCTCGCCGAAGAGGGCTGCATCGAGTACGGCGCCACGATCGACGCACAGGGCATTCCGCCGTCGAAGGCCAGCTTCGGGCCTGACACTTTCGTGGTCATCGAGAAGTGGGCCTCGCTGCCTGCGCTGCAGGCCCACGGGGTCGCGCCGCACATGGCGGCCTTCAGCGCTCAGACCCGGGAGTTCACCGAGAGCAAGCTTATCCACGTGCTCGAGCCGATCTGA